The Acetomicrobium flavidum genome window below encodes:
- a CDS encoding chromate transporter, translating into MSELFLLAVAFGRIALGSFAGGLASIALIYHEIVVHYQWFTDEEFSKMISLAQMTPGPIAVNAATYVGKKLAGFPGAFVATTSVVATPLILLFIVSSTIRFLPLREETKQKARLSLRPGVAALLTASTLRLFSSTLERPIYLLLVPLAFFMLLNGRTGKNPSLAIVSCGLAAAIITLMLQIFQG; encoded by the coding sequence ATGAGTGAGCTCTTTCTCTTAGCTGTTGCCTTCGGCAGAATTGCATTGGGGAGTTTTGCCGGCGGATTGGCTTCAATAGCCTTAATATATCATGAAATTGTAGTACATTATCAGTGGTTTACCGATGAAGAATTCAGCAAGATGATCAGCCTGGCCCAAATGACTCCCGGCCCAATCGCCGTCAATGCCGCTACCTATGTAGGCAAAAAGCTCGCAGGATTTCCTGGCGCCTTTGTGGCAACGACGTCAGTAGTCGCCACCCCCTTGATTTTGTTGTTCATAGTGTCGTCAACCATACGCTTCCTTCCGCTAAGGGAAGAGACGAAACAAAAGGCCCGGCTTTCGCTTCGACCAGGCGTAGCAGCGCTTTTGACTGCCAGCACCCTGAGGCTGTTTTCATCGACATTGGAAAGGCCGATTTACTTATTGCTAGTGCCATTGGCCTTCTTCATGTTGCTAAACGGCAGGACAGGCAAAAACCCTTCCCTAGCAATCGTATCCTGTGGACTGGCAGCCGCTATAATAACGCTCATGCTGCAGATATTCCAAGGGTAG
- a CDS encoding chemotaxis protein CheX, whose translation MDPKLFTKIVNGFAGALVSVCKSMGLEITLDKEAITSDVNVGGSRAAALVGFVTTTVKGTVAIMVDDDGFNELVTAMSGGAITPKLGDPLAMSALGELANMASGQAFIKLSELEGLNLTPPQLLVGEHIRSIPSKEKSTQNFTLPFRLSKKGTLYMVLAMS comes from the coding sequence ATGGATCCTAAGCTTTTTACGAAGATCGTTAACGGTTTTGCTGGGGCTTTAGTATCTGTTTGCAAGAGCATGGGCCTGGAGATCACCCTTGATAAGGAGGCCATCACTTCCGATGTCAACGTCGGAGGAAGTAGAGCCGCTGCATTGGTTGGCTTTGTAACTACGACAGTAAAGGGCACGGTGGCCATAATGGTCGACGATGATGGATTTAATGAGCTTGTAACGGCAATGTCGGGGGGCGCTATAACTCCCAAGTTAGGCGATCCGTTGGCCATGAGCGCACTGGGCGAATTGGCCAACATGGCAAGCGGTCAAGCTTTCATTAAGCTCAGCGAGCTGGAGGGTTTGAACTTAACCCCTCCGCAGTTGCTTGTGGGCGAGCACATAAGATCCATTCCTTCCAAGGAAAAATCCACACAAAATTTTACCCTCCCTTTTAGGCTAAGCAAGAAAGGGACTTTGTACATGGTCTTGGCGATGAGTTGA
- a CDS encoding chromate transporter, producing the protein MLTDIFFLFLKASLWALGGGFVFMGLIEIEIKKKSWDSLCDVNSLITIATSLPGPIITNLSFLIGKNLAGMVGGLTAVVGAVLPPFIIIYLLAPFLLDQGSSQAFVSSFFYGGLVGVMVFVFLTAYRWIRGAYNFGIVSFASFALMTILMLAGIHPLIALLVGFSMNMFLKGNTENE; encoded by the coding sequence ATGCTAACAGATATCTTCTTTCTCTTTTTGAAAGCGAGCCTATGGGCCTTGGGTGGAGGCTTTGTTTTCATGGGTCTAATAGAGATCGAGATCAAAAAGAAGTCCTGGGATTCGTTGTGCGACGTAAACTCTCTGATTACAATCGCTACTTCTCTGCCCGGCCCCATAATTACTAATCTGTCGTTCTTAATCGGCAAGAATCTGGCTGGAATGGTTGGAGGCCTTACTGCCGTTGTAGGAGCTGTCCTGCCACCTTTTATAATTATATACCTTTTGGCTCCGTTTCTGCTGGATCAAGGGTCTTCGCAGGCCTTTGTGAGCTCCTTTTTCTACGGTGGCCTGGTTGGCGTTATGGTCTTCGTCTTTTTAACGGCCTATCGATGGATAAGGGGAGCATATAATTTTGGCATTGTAAGTTTTGCAAGCTTTGCACTTATGACAATTTTAATGCTGGCTGGCATCCATCCGCTCATCGCCCTTCTTGTAGGTTTTTCGATGAACATGTTCCTTAAAGGGAATACAGAAAATGAGTGA
- a CDS encoding pyridoxal-phosphate-dependent aminotransferase family protein, giving the protein MKTYPIGLVPGPVSVPQDIRDIYTINFGSADLEDDFFETYDEAGNLLKEVLSTKNDVVIMSGEGMLALWGALKSTLPSGSKVLAVSNGVFGSGVADMARALGCDVREVKFDYDRVPDIDVIRGEALDFRPFMITAVHCETPSGILNPIESIGEIAREVDALFYVDFVSSACGVEVLVDDWNIDLGLLGSQKALSLPPDLAMVTVSEKAWDAIASRRYDGYDALLPWRYGPKKKELPYTHNWHAVAALAMSARKLLDEGLKNVYMRHESVSAYCISRVVDMGLKLFPRDEGYSSPTVTAIYVPNGWSWKTLDGKLRERGVVFGGSYGILKDRVFRVGHMGSQADLDLVSRALDILEDILTSR; this is encoded by the coding sequence ATGAAAACCTATCCCATCGGACTGGTGCCGGGACCTGTATCGGTGCCGCAGGATATTAGGGATATTTACACGATCAATTTCGGGAGCGCAGACCTTGAAGACGATTTCTTTGAAACTTACGATGAAGCCGGCAATTTGCTCAAAGAAGTTTTATCTACGAAAAATGACGTGGTCATCATGTCAGGAGAGGGAATGCTGGCGCTTTGGGGGGCATTAAAAAGCACGTTGCCCTCGGGCAGCAAGGTGCTTGCCGTCTCAAATGGGGTATTTGGCTCAGGCGTAGCCGACATGGCAAGGGCCTTAGGGTGTGATGTCCGCGAAGTCAAGTTTGATTACGATCGCGTGCCCGATATCGACGTAATTCGAGGCGAAGCCCTGGATTTCAGGCCCTTTATGATTACGGCTGTTCACTGCGAGACGCCCAGTGGCATTTTAAACCCCATTGAATCCATTGGGGAAATAGCCCGCGAAGTTGATGCACTATTTTACGTGGATTTTGTCTCAAGCGCCTGCGGAGTTGAGGTCCTTGTGGACGACTGGAATATAGATTTGGGCTTGCTCGGAAGCCAGAAGGCCTTAAGCCTCCCGCCTGATCTGGCGATGGTGACGGTAAGCGAAAAAGCCTGGGACGCCATAGCATCAAGGCGTTACGATGGTTATGATGCCCTGCTTCCGTGGCGATACGGGCCGAAAAAGAAAGAATTGCCCTATACTCACAATTGGCATGCCGTAGCCGCGCTTGCGATGTCGGCACGAAAATTGCTCGATGAGGGCTTAAAAAACGTCTACATGCGCCACGAAAGCGTCAGTGCCTACTGCATAAGTCGAGTCGTGGATATGGGGCTTAAGTTGTTTCCTCGCGATGAGGGTTATTCCTCGCCAACGGTTACGGCAATATATGTGCCTAATGGATGGAGTTGGAAGACGCTTGACGGCAAACTTCGAGAAAGAGGCGTGGTCTTCGGTGGCAGCTACGGCATCCTGAAGGACAGAGTTTTTAGGGTGGGTCACATGGGTAGCCAGGCCGATCTCGATCTTGTCTCTCGTGCCCTAGACATACTGGAAGATATTTTAACCTCTAGGTAA
- a CDS encoding RuvC family protein: MYLGLDPGRDKVGFAFVDEEGKLIYSGILPASDIDLFLSILMKDDWERLKPYGREGEVSLLYDERLKGILLGGGTTSEKVELALKRLGLNYEVVDESFSTERARGLYFQIHPPRGLRKYLPRSLLVPNRDVDDLAAWELVKMWLQR, encoded by the coding sequence ATGTATCTTGGTCTAGATCCTGGAAGGGATAAGGTGGGGTTTGCCTTCGTAGATGAGGAAGGCAAACTTATTTATTCGGGCATTTTGCCGGCCTCAGACATCGATTTGTTTTTGTCGATCCTTATGAAGGATGATTGGGAAAGGCTAAAGCCATACGGGCGCGAAGGCGAAGTTAGCTTGCTTTACGATGAGAGGCTGAAAGGCATATTGCTTGGCGGGGGAACCACCTCCGAAAAAGTTGAGCTTGCACTGAAGAGATTAGGCTTAAATTACGAGGTCGTAGACGAGTCATTCTCGACGGAGAGGGCAAGGGGTTTATATTTTCAAATTCATCCTCCAAGGGGATTACGCAAATATTTGCCACGATCCCTTTTGGTTCCTAATCGCGATGTAGATGACCTGGCAGCGTGGGAGCTCGTAAAAATGTGGCTGCAGAGATAA
- a CDS encoding coenzyme F420-0:L-glutamate ligase, which translates to MARRVGTIARGIRAPLVKAGDDVISVVMDSIGKACKEEGFSLRDKDVIGITESFVARTQGNYATIYDIAHDLSAKMSGQEIAVLFPILSRNRFYLILKGIALTGKTVHLFLNYPNDEVGNPLMDRNVMYERGINPYNDLLSEHDYRSIEGLSIRHPFTSVDYVELYKGVFPEGRVHIYFSNDPRIALKYCKEILVANIHERAWTKKILRQAGASNVLGLDDLLTKPINGSGYNPEYGLLGSNMASGEKLKLFPHDCEQICAEIQRRIREEYGVDVEVLVYGDGAFKDPKTGIWELADPVVSPGFTKGLIGTPNELKLKYLIDSELDRGKSNAVEDAVLGRILQKKRGISTDKEESLGTTPRMYTDLIGSLCDLVSGSGDKGTPIVLVQGYFDDYTKEW; encoded by the coding sequence ATGGCGCGTAGGGTTGGCACCATAGCGCGAGGTATAAGAGCACCTTTGGTAAAAGCAGGTGACGATGTGATCTCAGTCGTCATGGATTCCATAGGAAAAGCATGCAAGGAAGAGGGTTTTTCCCTGCGAGATAAAGACGTGATAGGCATCACCGAGTCATTCGTTGCCAGAACGCAAGGAAACTACGCTACGATATACGACATAGCTCATGACTTATCGGCCAAGATGTCCGGACAGGAAATTGCGGTGCTATTCCCCATCTTGAGCCGTAACCGTTTTTATTTGATCCTAAAGGGCATTGCGCTCACGGGAAAAACTGTCCATCTCTTTTTGAACTACCCCAACGACGAGGTGGGCAATCCCCTGATGGACAGAAACGTGATGTACGAAAGGGGCATAAATCCCTACAACGATTTGCTATCCGAGCACGATTACAGGTCCATCGAAGGGCTGTCCATCAGGCATCCTTTCACTAGCGTCGATTACGTAGAGCTATACAAAGGTGTATTTCCCGAAGGAAGGGTACATATATACTTTTCCAACGACCCGAGGATTGCCCTAAAATACTGCAAAGAAATACTTGTTGCCAATATCCACGAAAGGGCTTGGACCAAGAAAATCTTAAGGCAAGCGGGCGCCAGCAACGTATTGGGGCTGGATGACCTGCTTACAAAGCCCATTAACGGAAGCGGTTACAATCCCGAATACGGCCTCCTGGGCTCCAATATGGCCTCTGGCGAAAAGCTCAAGCTCTTTCCCCATGACTGCGAACAAATATGCGCGGAAATTCAGCGAAGGATCAGGGAAGAATACGGCGTCGATGTGGAAGTCCTGGTTTACGGCGATGGGGCCTTCAAAGACCCCAAGACCGGCATTTGGGAGTTGGCCGACCCGGTGGTCTCACCCGGTTTCACCAAGGGCTTAATAGGTACACCCAATGAGCTCAAGCTAAAGTATCTGATAGATAGCGAGCTTGATCGGGGTAAAAGCAACGCCGTAGAAGACGCGGTGTTAGGCCGCATACTTCAAAAAAAGAGGGGAATCTCAACAGATAAAGAGGAGTCCTTGGGCACCACACCGCGCATGTATACAGATCTCATAGGAAGCCTGTGTGACTTGGTCAGCGGAAGCGGAGACAAAGGCACACCCATAGTGCTCGTGCAGGGGTATTTCGACGATTACACCAAAGAATGGTAG
- a CDS encoding oxidoreductase yields the protein MTKGRERLFEPMRIGSVEIPNRIAMAPMGIIGLVTEDGCYTERAVEYYVERARGGTGLIITGAVKLENEIEKLKMPTFPCITLNPLHFITRAAELTERVHAYGSKIFIQITAGLGHNAHPIMLDGQPVAPSAIPNYWEPNVTCRELKTEEVERLVERFAEAAEIAVACGFDGIEIHAMHEGYLLDQFTMSFFNRRTDKYGGDLEGRLTFPIEIIKAIKSKVGRNFPVILRFSVKSYIKGWNKGGLPGEQFEERGRDLKEGLIAAKILQEAGYDGFNADAGSYEAWYWAHPPNYMKHGCYMDLIKELKKVVSVPVLMAGRMELPDLAVQALEEKTADAIVLGRGLLADPEWPNKVRSGQEERIRPCLGCQDGCLGRIFEGKPLSCAVNPACGREKDAAITPTTTPRKVAIVGGGLAGMESARVAALRGHKVTIYERSGHLGGHIIEASVPDFKKDEERLLKWYENELQRAGVTVKLNTTVTLDLLREEAPDVVIVATGSSPRDLNVPGVDKNNVVKAEDLLLGKGKAGQNVLVVGGGLVGCETALWLAQQGKSVTIVEMLDELMSAGMPLCHANKQMLLDLLCFHNVKAITGTTVAEVTSKGAVLIDKNFRKTELEADTIVVAIGLKEENKLYDSVRKEFPNSYLIGDAMKVRNFMFTIWDAFEVGRHI from the coding sequence ATGACTAAAGGGCGTGAGAGGCTCTTTGAGCCCATGAGGATCGGAAGCGTGGAGATCCCAAACAGGATCGCCATGGCTCCCATGGGCATCATAGGGCTGGTAACCGAGGATGGCTGTTATACGGAACGCGCCGTAGAGTATTATGTTGAGCGAGCACGCGGCGGTACGGGGCTTATAATTACCGGGGCGGTGAAGCTTGAAAACGAGATAGAAAAGCTTAAGATGCCTACCTTTCCGTGTATAACGTTAAACCCGCTTCATTTCATCACCAGGGCTGCCGAGCTCACCGAAAGGGTCCATGCCTACGGATCCAAGATCTTCATTCAAATTACCGCGGGACTGGGGCATAACGCACATCCCATAATGCTCGACGGCCAACCCGTCGCCCCTTCTGCCATCCCAAACTACTGGGAACCCAACGTAACATGCAGGGAGCTTAAGACCGAGGAAGTGGAGCGCCTGGTCGAGAGGTTTGCAGAAGCGGCAGAGATCGCCGTGGCTTGTGGTTTCGACGGCATCGAGATACACGCCATGCATGAAGGCTACCTCCTGGATCAGTTCACCATGAGCTTCTTCAACAGGAGGACCGACAAATACGGCGGAGACCTGGAGGGAAGGCTTACGTTTCCCATCGAGATAATTAAGGCCATTAAGTCCAAGGTGGGCAGAAACTTCCCTGTCATCCTTAGGTTCAGCGTAAAAAGCTACATAAAGGGATGGAATAAGGGAGGTCTGCCCGGAGAGCAGTTCGAGGAAAGAGGAAGGGACTTAAAGGAAGGCCTCATAGCGGCCAAGATACTGCAGGAAGCAGGTTACGACGGCTTTAACGCCGACGCAGGTTCCTACGAAGCCTGGTACTGGGCCCATCCGCCGAACTACATGAAACACGGCTGTTACATGGACCTGATTAAAGAGCTTAAAAAGGTGGTAAGCGTTCCCGTGCTCATGGCCGGAAGGATGGAGCTGCCGGATCTTGCCGTCCAAGCTTTGGAGGAAAAGACCGCCGACGCTATAGTCTTGGGAAGGGGTCTGCTTGCGGACCCCGAGTGGCCAAACAAGGTAAGATCAGGCCAGGAAGAAAGGATCAGGCCCTGCTTGGGATGTCAAGATGGCTGTCTGGGCAGGATATTTGAGGGAAAACCGCTGTCCTGTGCGGTCAACCCCGCCTGCGGCCGAGAAAAAGATGCGGCCATCACCCCGACTACGACTCCCAGGAAGGTTGCCATCGTGGGCGGCGGCTTAGCCGGTATGGAATCGGCAAGGGTCGCTGCTTTAAGGGGACATAAGGTGACGATATATGAGAGGTCAGGACATCTCGGGGGCCATATCATCGAGGCCTCGGTGCCCGACTTCAAGAAGGACGAGGAAAGGCTGCTTAAGTGGTACGAAAATGAGCTTCAAAGGGCAGGCGTCACCGTGAAGCTCAACACGACGGTAACGCTTGATCTGCTTCGAGAGGAAGCTCCCGATGTAGTTATCGTGGCCACGGGCTCAAGCCCCAGGGATTTAAACGTTCCCGGCGTCGATAAGAACAACGTCGTAAAGGCAGAGGACCTGCTCCTGGGCAAGGGTAAGGCAGGACAAAACGTATTGGTCGTCGGAGGTGGCCTCGTGGGTTGTGAGACGGCCCTTTGGCTGGCCCAGCAGGGCAAGTCAGTCACGATAGTTGAGATGCTGGACGAGCTGATGTCGGCAGGCATGCCGCTGTGCCATGCCAACAAACAGATGCTGTTAGACCTGCTCTGCTTCCACAATGTAAAAGCCATAACCGGCACAACCGTAGCCGAGGTTACTTCCAAGGGGGCTGTGCTGATCGACAAGAACTTCAGGAAGACGGAGCTTGAGGCCGACACCATCGTCGTAGCCATAGGCCTTAAGGAGGAAAACAAGCTCTACGACTCGGTGAGGAAGGAATTTCCGAACTCCTACCTCATAGGAGATGCCATGAAGGTGCGTAACTTCATGTTCACGATATGGGATGCCTTCGAAGTGGGGAGGCACATATAG
- a CDS encoding lysophospholipid acyltransferase family protein — protein sequence MDGDKSLMPNELIWLSIQYLSIQLRMLPHSIALSLGGNLGRMVFLLSGKRASKAVCRCSKILGCSLAVARDIVAKSYINLGRSLAEFLSLSRLRDRIDELVTVHDIENLNDALAYGRGVILLTAHLGNWELAAAYLGLKGYPMKAIGADQRDPRITQLIADIRSSCGVETIGKGFDLRGAIRCLREGNILGVLLDQDAKDKGIVAPFLGQPASTPYGPIKMALKMRSPIVPLFIIRRKDNVHHDLYFLPSLEESVENFYERPLEENVCICNDILSDWISRHPEQWLWLYPRWASTLGDK from the coding sequence ATGGACGGTGATAAGAGCTTAATGCCCAATGAACTGATATGGTTAAGCATACAATATTTGAGCATTCAACTACGGATGTTACCTCACTCTATTGCATTATCACTAGGAGGCAACCTGGGGCGCATGGTATTCCTGCTGAGCGGGAAGAGAGCTTCTAAGGCTGTATGCAGATGTTCCAAGATTTTGGGATGCAGTTTAGCTGTTGCAAGGGATATCGTTGCTAAATCCTACATCAATTTAGGGCGAAGTTTGGCGGAATTCCTGAGCTTGTCGAGGCTGCGGGATAGAATTGATGAATTGGTAACTGTCCATGATATAGAAAATCTAAACGATGCCCTGGCTTACGGCAGAGGCGTGATATTGCTTACGGCCCATCTGGGCAATTGGGAGCTGGCTGCGGCTTACTTGGGACTGAAGGGATATCCCATGAAGGCGATAGGTGCCGATCAAAGAGATCCTCGCATTACTCAGTTGATCGCCGATATACGATCTTCGTGCGGGGTCGAAACTATCGGAAAGGGCTTCGACCTGAGGGGCGCCATTCGATGCCTCCGGGAGGGCAATATCTTAGGCGTACTTTTGGATCAAGATGCCAAGGATAAGGGAATAGTCGCGCCTTTTTTGGGGCAGCCGGCTAGCACTCCCTATGGTCCCATAAAGATGGCCTTGAAGATGCGATCCCCCATAGTGCCCCTGTTTATAATTCGCAGAAAGGACAACGTCCATCACGATTTGTATTTCTTGCCCTCTTTGGAGGAGAGCGTGGAAAATTTTTATGAAAGACCTCTTGAAGAGAACGTGTGTATATGTAATGATATCTTGTCAGACTGGATCTCGAGGCATCCCGAGCAATGGCTGTGGCTATATCCCCGATGGGCATCTACGTTAGGTGACAAATGA